A window from Citrus sinensis cultivar Valencia sweet orange chromosome 3, DVS_A1.0, whole genome shotgun sequence encodes these proteins:
- the LOC102624781 gene encoding protein HUA2-LIKE 2-like isoform X1 gives MAPSRRKGASKAAAAAAARRQWKVGDLVLAKVKGFPAWPATVSEPEKWGYSADWKKVLVFFFGTQQIAFCNPADVEAFTEEKKQSLLTKRQGRGADFVRAVQEIIDSYEKLKKQDQVDSNSGDELTVANGGNSVNSISHLKDRTEASEATLDSQMKPSNSTAGDGLNLPTEDSPAGRQLDALPAKEPLPEQPSENLVAKATPVLTTYSSRKRSGGSRLQSTQRMAPSTRRSRSSTMVESCRLQNLMMPYNNEGKNAEGISAKSILDGSLIRNKRTRKSPDGSECNDLDSSALMSNGSIEDNSSEIVTVESDAFSLNEGSTVDSGCKVEDSETVLECLDGDEMLSKRLDFQIKAVVVKKKRKPNRKRVCNDAVDPPARINTATEVDVSTRNTCHSSENTGGNLDERDFKEDGDEHLPLVKRARVRMGKPSSEEELKSSLQTEEKPSKDTAVNLVEHISPSLNNYDEGFTEKGPSLVKESTDSVSPSKVCSEVSGNRPQLWKGTTNQSFGCSADGEAALPPSKRLHRALEAMSANAAEEGQASVQASSLINTSINGCCVNSICKCSHETVDSRERSGSGLQNVPTCDQLSENCNSQKQESFRDDVGSVDNVDGKDLPGSPFSVHTIQTAVQTQTPVNILPDPKKRHSSFQLYQNSLDQLSLKDEGSAEDLQLKDSRVENVDKEFNTSALVELSLDPVSGADESVKLSPQNGSNELQYSVQGMSYENSESLKSQIDDNCHINARCEAVEEIKQNEKQKEMSSVSISDDHLGDKGVASVLFSSSPAEGVDSPARVSPPNTSLCHVSTSESANIVQSSSSSPYARSQYKKSLGAPVADEGKVDTTLTQRPKSVGKWSSCSEAHAALSSFEAVLGSLTRTKESIGRATRIAIDCAKFGVSSKVVEIVARHLESESSLYRRVDLFFLVDSIMQCSRGMKGDVSGIIPSAILTVLPRLLSAAAPPGNVAQENRRQCLKVLRLWLERRILPESIIRHHMRELDTVTCSSSAVAYSRRSSRTERALDDPVRDMEGMLVDEYGSNSSFQLPGFCMPRMLKDDDDGSDSDGGSFEAVTPEHNSEIPEERDANPSMKKHRHILEEVDGELEMEDVAPTCDNEMSSTVLVDIAQTSHDQLLSFVPPLPQDVPPSSPPLPSSPPPVLPPPPSIPHSCAFSDSYSNGASMQNMQNDGQQSVTQQSVAPRINSTVSTNAVHYHASECRDHQMPMQMPESTSSFGCYSMCPSNNFQQTDGPRFHNKPYPPRPPHAPQSNHFSYVQASQSAKSRREAPHPSNSHRFHPHPNFDGGNFYNNHDRMKPGPYEHRESWRFSAPSFSGPRYPDEARECYPSGSYGGPLREPPRYSNRGWAYPPRPMNHRHMRPPSGGAVPVGIRAPGAWRPR, from the exons AGCCTTCTGCAACCCTGCTGATGTTGAAGCATTTACGGAAGAGAAGAAACAATCTCTTTTGACGAAACGCCAGGGAAGGGGTGCTGATTTTGTTCGTGCAGTGCAGGAGATTATTGACAGTTATGAAAAGTTAAAGAAACAGGACCAAGTTGATTCTAATTCTGGTGATGAGCTCACTGTGGCAAATGGTGGGAATTCAGTGAACTCGATTTCCCACTTGAAGGATCGAACAGAAGCTTCTGAGGCAACTCTTGATTCACAAATGAAACCTTCCAACTCAACTGCTGGTGATGGTCTAAATCTCCCAACTGAGGATTCTCCAGCTGGAAGACAATTGGATGCATTACCAGCTAAAGAGCCATTACCTGAGCAACCTTCTGAAAATTTGGTTGCTAAAGCAACACCTGTTTTAACCACATACTCCTCGAGAAAAAGATCTGGAGGGTCACGATTACAAAGTACTCAGAGAATGGCACCTTCAACTCGAAGGTCGAGAAGCTCGACAATGGTTGAATCCTGTAGATTGCAAAACTTGATGATGCCATATAATAATGAGGGGAAGAATGCTGAGGGCATTTCAGCTAAAAGTATCCTAGATGGATCCCTCATAAGGAATAAACGAACAAGGAAGTCTCCTGATGGCTCTGAATGCAATGATTTGGATTCATCTGCTTTGATGTCAAATGGTAGCATTGAAGATAACAGTTCTGAGATTGTAACAGTTGAATCTGATGCCTTTAGTCTGAATGAAGGCAGCACTGTGGATTCTGGTTGTAAAGTTGAAGACTCTGAGACTGTTCTTGAGTGTTTGGATGGAGATGAGATGTTAAGCAAAAGGcttgattttcaaataaaggCCGTTGTTgttaagaagaaaagaaaaccaaatcgAAAGAGAGTGTGTAATGATGCTGTTGATCCTCCTGCTAGAATTAATACAGCAACAGAAGTGGATGTCAGTACACGTAACACTTGTCATAGTTCAGAAAATACTGGTGGAAATTTGGATGAAAGggattttaaagaagatggaGATGAGCACCTGCCGTTGGTGAAACGAGCCAGGGTGAGAATGGGCAAACCATCATCTGAAGAGGAGTTGAAAAGCTCCTTGCAGACTGAAGAAAAACCCTCCAAGGATACTGCTGTCAATCTTGTGGAGCATATCAGTCCCTCATTAAACAATTATGATGAAGGTTTTACTGAAAAAGGCCCTTCTTTAGTGAAGGAATCAACTGATAGTGTATCACCTTCAAAGGTTTGTAGTGAGGTTTCAGGAAATAGGCCACAGCTTTGGAAGGGGACGACAAATCAATCATTTGGTTGTTCAGCAGATGGTGAAGCTGCTTTACCTCCATCTAAACGCCTTCATCGTGCCTTGGAAGCTATGTCAGCTAATGCAGCTGAAGAAGGCCAAGCATCTGTTCAGGCGTCATCTTTGATAAACACATCTATTAATGGGTGTTGTGTCAATTCCATTTGTAAATGTTCTCATGAGACCGTGGATAGCAGAGAAAGGAGTGGTTCGGGACTCCAGAATGTTCCCACATGTGATCAACTCTCCGAGAATTGTAATAGCCAAAAACAGGAATCTTTTAGAGATGATGTAGGGTCTGTAGACAATGTTGATGGCAAAGATCTTCCTGGGTCGCCTTTTTCTGTTCATACTATTCAAACTGCAGTTCAAACCCAAACTCCAGTAAATATTTTGCCGGATCCTAAAAAAAGACATTCTTCTTTCCAATTGTATCAAAATTCATTGGATCAGTTGTCTTTAAAGGATGAAGGCAGTGCTGAGGATCTTCAGTTGAAAGATAGTAGAGTTGAAAATGTTGATAAAGAGTTCAATACTTCAGCGCTTGTGGAATTGAGTCTGGATCCTGTCTCTGGGGCTGATGAAAGTGTTAAACTTTCTCCTCAAAATGGTTCAAATGAGCTTCAGTACAGTGTACAGGGCATGAGTTATGAGAATTCTGAGTCTTTGAAGTCTCAAATTGATGACAACTGCCATATTAATGCTAG GTGTGAGGCTGTGgaagaaatcaaacaaaatgaaaagcaGAAGGAAATGAGTTCTGTTTCAATTTCTGATGATCATTTGGGTGACAAAGGTGTTGCAAGTGTCCTATTTAGTTCATCTCCTGCTGAGGGAGTGGATTCGCCTGCACGGGTCTCTCCACCCAATACCTCGCTTTGCCATGTCTCCACTTCAGAAAGTGCCAATATTGTTCAAAGCAGTAGCTCTAGTCCCTATGCCCGTTCACAGTATAAGAAGTCCTTAGGGGCACCAGTTGCTGATGAGGGAAAAGTTGACACAACACTGACTCAGAGACCAAAATCTGTTGGAAAGTGGAGCAGTTGTTCAGAAGCACATGCTGCTCTATCTTCCTTTGAGGCTGTCCTTGGATCATTGACTAGGACCAAGGAGAGCATTGGTCGAGCAACACGCATAGCAATCGACTGTGCAAAGTTTGGTGTCTCTTCTAAG GTTGTGGAAATTGTAGCCCGTCATTTGGAAAGTGAGTCTAGCTTATACAGAAGGGTGGATTTGTTTTTCCTTGTGGATTCTATCATGCAGTGTTCTCGAGGTATGAAAG GTGATGTTAGTGGTATAATACCTTCAGCTATTCTGACGGTTCTGCCAAGGTTACTGTCAGCTGCTGCTCCTCCTGGCAACGTGGCTCAGGAAAATCGTAGGCAGTGTTTGAAG GTTTTGAGACTTTGGCTGGAAAGACGAATCCTGCCAGAATCCATTATTCGCCACCATATGCGTGAACTTGATACCGTTACTTGTTCATCTTCTGCTGTTGCTTATTCTCGCCGCTCATCAAGAACGGAAAGGGCTCTGGATGATCCTGTTAGGGACATGGAGGGTATGCTTGTTGATGAATATGGAAG CAATTCAAGTTTTCAGCTTCCTGGATTTTGTATGCCCCGCATGCTcaaggatgatgatgatggaagTGATTCTGATGGGGGTAGTTTTGAGGCCGTCACTCCTGAACATAATTCTGAAATCCCTGAAGAACGTGATGCTAATCCTTCAATGAAAAAGCATAGACATATCTTGGAAGAAGTAGATGGTGAGCTTGAAATGGAGGATGTAGCTCCCACTTGTGACAATGAGATGAGTTCAACCGTTTTAGTTGATATTGCCCAGACATCACATGATCAGTTATTGTCTTTTGTCCCTCCTCTTCCGCAAGATGTGCCCCCATCATCACCACCACTGCCATCATCTCCCCCTCCGGTTCTGCCACCACCTCCCTCCATTCCTCATTCATGTGCATTCTCTGACTCCTACTCTAATGGAGCTAGCATGCAG AATATGCAAAATGATGGGCAACAATCTGTAACCCAGCAGTCAGTTGCCCCAAGAATCAATTCAACGGTGTCCACCAATGCAGTTCATTATCATGCTTCTGAATGTAGAGATCATCAGATGCCAATGCAGATGCCTGAGTCTACCAGCTCTTTTGGCTGTTACTCGATGTGTCcgtcaaataattttcaacaaaCTGATGGCCCTAGGTTCCATAACAAACCATACCCTCCACGTCCACCACATGCTCCACAgtcaaatcatttttcatatgTTCAGGCAAGTCAAAGTGCCAAGTCCCGGAGGGAGGCTCCACACCCTTCAAACTCCCACAGGTTCCACCCTCATCCAAATTTTGATGGGGGGAACTTTTACAATAACCATGATAGAATGAAACCGGGTCCATATGAACACCGAGAGAGCTGGAGGTTTTCTGCACCCTCATTTTCTG GTCCAAGATATCCTGACGAAGCCAGAGAATGTTATCCATCTGGCTCATATGGTGGTCCACTGCGTGAGCCACCAAGATACTCAAACCGAGGGTGGGCATATCCTCCCAGGCCAATGAATCACAGACACATGAGACCACCTTCTGGAGGTGCAGTTCCAGTTGGAATAAGAG CTCCAGGCGCTTGGCGGCCAAGGTGA